One part of the Pristiophorus japonicus isolate sPriJap1 chromosome 21, sPriJap1.hap1, whole genome shotgun sequence genome encodes these proteins:
- the arl4d gene encoding ADP-ribosylation factor-like protein 4D, with product MGNQLSELTPSTTFLPPFQSLHVVVIGLDSAGKTTLLYRLKLREFVNTIPTKGFNTEKIKVPVGNSRAITFQVWDVGGQEKLRPLWKSYTRRTDGIVFVIDSSEMERLEEAKAELHKISRSSENQGVPVLIFANKQDLPGAISVAEVEKALGLNELGASTLHHIQSSSAVNGQGLQQGLERLYEMIIKRKKILRHQKKKR from the coding sequence ATGGGAAATCAACTCTCTGAGCTCACGCCGAGCACTACCTTCTTACCTCCTTTCCAGTCCTTGCATGTTGTGGTGATTGGGTTAGATTCAGCAGGAAAAACAACGTTATTATACAGACTCAAATTAAGGGAGTTTGTCAACACAATTCCCACAAAAGGCTTCAACACGGAAAAAATCAAAGTGCCAGTTGGAAACTCGAGGGCCATTACTTTCCAGGTTTGGGATGTTGGTGGCCAAGAGAAACTGAGGCCTCTCTGGAAATCCTACACCAGGCGTACGGATGGCATCGTCTTCGTGATAGACTCTTCTGAGATGGAGAGGCTGGAGGAGGCCAAGGCTGAGCTCCATAAAATTTCCAGGAGTTCAGAAAATCAAGGAGTGCCCGTGTTGATCTTCGCCAACAAACAAGATCTGCCAGGGGCCATTTCTGTAGCCGAGGTAGAAAAAGCTCTCGGTTTAAATGAACTGGGCGCATCAACGCTGCATCACATCCAGAGTTCCAGTGCAGTGAATGGCCAGGGTCTGCAGCAAGGCCTGGAGAGGTTGTATGAAATGATCATTAAACGGAAGAAGATACTCCGGCACCAGAAGAAAAAGAGATGA